Below is a window of Malus domestica chromosome 13, GDT2T_hap1 DNA.
CCATTAGTTAATAATGAGACGTTCGTTCCATAAACGAGCTATTGCTCGAGTAGTAAAATTGTAATGATAGTTTAGGTGGAGCTAAAGAGAGGAACCACATTGTAAGAGGAATGGGCAACGGATACCCACAGATACTCCACCACCGCGGTCACCACATTGTAACAAGGTAAAGAAATCGACTTTGAACTCAAAGACTTCATCGATAAAATGAAGACTGGATGTCATGTCGTTACAGACCAAAGGATCATAAACATTGTATCTACGAACTATACTATTACTTGTATACAATGAAAAACAGATGCCAAATATTGCATAACTCAAAACTAATTATAAATTTCAAGGGATAACTCAAATCCATCATaaaacaaacataaaattttCGTTATATATCATCAAAAGGAACAACAATATGTTAGGTCATGAGCTTCGTCGTGATCACTTCTTCATCCCGACCGACCAACCAACCAAACCTGTACACCAAATCTGAGCTCAAACTGAAAAAGGCAGGGGGGAAATCAGATGGACCAATGTGAACGGTGGACCTCATGTTGCGGAAGAACACTTGCTAATAATAGAACCAGGAAACCAAATTATATATGTCCTTCCTACTTTGGGGCAGATCATAGCACTGGCTTTCTTTGTTAAAAAAGGAGAAATGATAACCACCAACCTTTTTCCTCGTCCTACACATGTTTAATCCTGTTtattatttgtgtttgatttatttgattCGATAGTCAAAAATAAAGAGCGGCGTGTAGGAGAATTAAAATAAAGTTGAAAGAAAGGGATATACTTTGGCTGGATGCTCTATTATTTGCATTTTACATGGACTATTTTGAGAGAGGTACCTGTGGAACGAGAATACGCTATATCTGCCTCTGATGGCACTTTAAAACTCTCCCTTAAGCTGCAGACTGGTTCTGCAAAGAAAAATTCGGATAAGCATGTGGTACAACTTCAGCCTTTTTGGCTACCCTAGAGGTCTCAAAACcgaattaaaacaaattttgctcaaattttggtatttgatagTAAATTGTAAATAAAAGGATAATTTACCTTAGACTTTATAATAGTTTGGCTGTCCTTAAAGTACTGATTTGGATGGTTAATTCCAGCGTCGCATGATGAACCATGAATAGCTTCGAACGTCAAGGTGCATGCCAGCTGATGCATACGTAACGTGACCAAGTATTCCACATTAACATCGTGTTAGAACAAAAACAACTTGGAATAATTTTTATGCATCTAGTAACATTTTCACCTGATAATgtttgtttttaactttgtccATTACATCTCCAACTGCTCGGCCAGTAACTCCCATTTTACCAAGGGCTGCTCTCAAGTTCTCTTCACTGTCacagaaatattttttttaaaaagttagATTTGCCATGAGCAGGGCGACGAGATTCGACTAAGTATGACGAATAAAAGGATATGGTTGATCAGCCAATGTATGTATCACTACTTTAGCTGAAAGCCATTGAATTACTAGAATAAGGCACTGATATAGTTGGGTTTTTGCTGTGGCAGTTCTATCCCATATAATACAGCCAGTAATGTCGGAAAGGCCAAGTTAAATATCATCCAGATGAATAAGGAAAATTTTTATTATCAAAATTACCTGAAATATCGATATGGGCATCCATGATGATCTCCTACACCAGGAGTAGATGAGATGATTTTTTGACAGGAGTAAGGCGTGTAATCCTGCAATGTCAAAAATTGAACATATTTGATCATGATCAGAATGCACAGCATCATATATTTTGAGTATTTCTTCACGCGTTACTTCCAGTTTTCTAATGGTATTTTTAACCAAAAAGGCTGTACATCTAAGAACAAAATCCAACAGCAAAACGCTTCTGCAACAAGCAATAATTATGTAgtggtttcaatttttttgaatatttttcatgagtCCAGTTTTGATCATTGATCTGATTCTAGACATAACATCACTCAAAATTCTTGCTATTTGAGTAAAAGAATATAGCATCTTGAGACTCTTGAATCTTAAGTATGATGTCTTACCGTTCTTTTCCCCTCTCTTCCATAATTGTGGCGTATGCCatatgaatattctttgtcAAACCTTTCAACACCAACCTATACAAAGATCAAGTACAAAGCATGGAATCAAATAGCAAGTGAGTCACAAGGAACAGGAAAACATCGACTTTGGAACTTTGAAATTTTGCAACTTATCCTTTCATCATACATGGATAATAACTATTGGAAAAAAATTCTGTGCCCCATGTGATGATTAAGAATGAGTAGATTAAATACTTCAGAAACAACACTCACTTTTTGTGAGAACTCAGCTTTCCAAAACGCAAGGGCATCATCCAGCTTCAACCCAACACCCTACAGAGGTTAATAACAAAATTTAGCCAATAGGGAAAGAAGATCCCAGAAAGACATATTCATGATTCTTTTGATAACTTTTACAGTTTGTCATAGCAAGGTTGTGAGTATAAACGTCAGCTGACAATTttcatgcaccaaaatgcaccacAAAAACCTATAaactacataatatatatatatatatgtgtgtgtgtgtgtgtgtgtgtatgccatTGTGCATTCTCCAAAATCATCATTCGCAATTCCGCAACCTTTTCACCACAACAAGGCTGTATGACTTCCAATAATTTTGAAAACTCTAGTCGCGAACTTGCATACAGACATATAAAAGCACCAACATATACCACCAACAAAACCCCATAAGTGGTATACGTTGGTGACTGGTATCTAACGTCTATGTAACCATGCATGACATGTACGAATGAAAATGAGAAACATAGGAACAGATATTTGTTAATGATGTGGCAAATTTAAATTGAAACAAACAGCACAAGTTGTCTTGATGCCCAACATACCAATTACACAATGAACAGCACGTATGATCATGGAATAACATGTTACCACAAAAAAGACAGGACAGAAACCAGAGAGTGATGCGGGTTGTAGGATACAACCTTGAGAAAGAGACCTAGTTGCATTCTCCCTCCATGCTTTAAATGATGATCCTCTCTCAACTGCAAGCAAGTAGCATGAGTAAAACAAGAGCAAAGGCGATTTAAAAATCTTCATAAGAAAAAAGAAGCTGAGAAGAAAAATTTAGCCAATAAAGTCTGACTAATCATTGCCCAATGTTTATACCTTTTCAAATAGGTGGCGCATGCACAGAGGAAATGAGCTCTTAGCTGCATCATCGATGTCTTTTAACGAAATCTGACCAAACTCTTTTGGCTACAGAGGCAGTCAACATAGAATAATTAACTACAAATTACATGATCGATACCTATGGGTAATAGATGAGCTAAAACATGTAAAGAACTACCTCAGAATAGTCGGGGCCCAGGTAACTTGAGGATAGGGCTTCAACAATCTAAACAgaaatgaaaggaaaagaaatgtcAAGAAGCTAACTTGGAAATAAATGCCTACTTCAAAATACAAGGGTCAGGATCCGATACTCACAGGAGTCAACCGATCCTTCTCTTGTTCTGCTATAGTTGTTGTCCATTTTCTGCATTCAGAAAGTGCAACTTCAGATATTTTAAAATCCAAAACCTCATGCATTAGATTGTCTTGACAGAAGATAAGAAATAGTAAGTAACATAAGATATAACCAATGAGCTTTGAATTACAAATAGCCAACAATAACctgtttgtcaaaataagtgCCTTTGATAGAAGACTGCGGAACTGTGTGGCAACAAGGGAAACCACCTATTGTTTGGAAGAGAGAGGAGcaaataaacataaataaatcAATGATAATCGTCACTTTATAGGTATATCGTATATGCAAGAACTAATAGAAAGCATTAACTAAACCTGATTTCTAGCTATATATGCATGCCCCTTACTGATGAATACTCTACGACTGGCTACCAGTTCTGGGACTTCTTCAAACGGTACCTTAATGGAGGGGTAGGataataagaaattaaataaagaataATAAATGATATAAAAATAACACATGACGTAAATTGTAGGATTAGTTCGaattttaaaattcattcaataatttatttttcttaacaatttACTTCACTAATGAAGCAACACATGCAATAAATCAAAACCAACTGAAAATGTATTTGTGGCCGAGGACAACATTGGACCCACAGGAACCTCATTCCCATACTCCAATAACGAAATAAACTATgatcaaataataaattaaagaatGTACAGTTGAAAAGGGAAGAATGAATCAAAGATAAACACACCTTGAAGAAGATATCACTAGCTGCAAAAATGCAAGTAGAGGAGAAAAATTAGAATATGGATAACAGCGAAGGAAAATGCAGAtaaccaatttttttaaacacgttcTGAAGCAACAATGAACATGTCTTCTAAAAAGGTAAATGAACATGCCAAATGCAAGACCAAGACGTACCAACATGCCATAGACACTCCACTATTGCACACACCCAGATATTAGAACATTTAAACAGTGCACGTGAGTATAATTAGGAAAATTCACAGCTATAAAAGTAATGCACAACTTATTGACTCCAGCATTGCAAAGTGTTATAAAATATGCGCCCCTACCAGTTGGTTGAGATTGAGCACCGAGCGAACGCGAAACCTGGACCAATTTATCTAATACACTCTGCAAGGGAAGATAAACTTACATGATGATTGCAACATATACCAAGAATTTTAAAGGGTTTGCAAAGTATGAAACTGATAAATAAATGCTGAAATGGTCTTAGTTTCAAATGCACATTTTCTATATTGAGCACATCATATCGTAAAGGCTTTAGAAAGTATGAGGCACATAATTACCTCGAGTTCAGAACCACCAACTGCCTTGTATGGAAGATCAAATTCTTCCATGAGCGCCCTCTGAATACCAAAAGCAGAATATTGGTCAGAAACCGACTAACGGAATGTGCCAAGCTAAGTGTAGATTACCTGAGGTTCAGGTTGTTCGTTCATAAATCGGTAACGAAATAGGGCAGTCTCCATGGAAAGAAACCATTTTCTCAGGTCCTCCCTAAAATGcagaataaaaattaacaacataaaataagATATAATAAGGAAATCTTTTAAGAGAATAAAATGTTACAAGTTCTTACGTTCTGCAATAAACTAGCCGAAGAACAAAGTGCGATATTATGTCCTTGTTGACGACCTCAGATGCCTGAGGATGTCTCATATTTGTCTTCCATAGTTCTATTGCCTGTAAAATGCCAAAATGTTAATTTTCTAAAAGGGTGCAATaagggaaatgaaaagaatttcaACCTGGAACTACGGTTTTACCAATTTCTGCATTTCGTCATGTTTCTTTCCGCGTGATAATCCATCAGATATCCCTTTAAGCACTGCATACAGCAGTAATTTCCATCAACACAACTCTCGAGATATATGCTGGGCAAATGCTAAACCCATATTCCCTCCAAGATCTGAATCCTCTCCGGTAAAATGCATCAAGAATCAAATTTCATAGTTTTTGTTTGATTCCGAAATTCAGAAGAGAAAGGGAAACCAGGCCAACCGAAACTGAAATGTGGATCTATACTAAAATCAACTGCAAAAGCATTTCGATTTTCCCATCTCCCAAACAGTCACACTCCAGCATGAAAATAATCAATCTTTTCAGCATTTTTTACCTTAATAAGAAATTTACAAGCTAATCTGAAAAGTACAAGACCGTGTGCCAATCTCATTCAGCCCCATCCCGAATATGTGGTTCTTTAATTTCACGCCCTAAACGGTGAAAGGTGCAAACTTTTGGTGTAATCTATTAACTTAGCTCCAGAAATGTGTTTCGCTTTTGCAAAATTTTCTCAGGAACcatacaaaaaccaaaaattaaaagatatCCCCAAAGTTTTGAGACAAAAATTGAGCAGTGAAACGGAAATTACAAAGGTTCTCGATAGGAAAATTACCTCGGAGGCGATCGAGGGCGAAGAGCTCGAACTCTTCTAGACGAACTTCAAGGGCGGGAGCAGAGCGGTAGAGAGGGAGGGTCGGGACGACTTCCTTGACGAAGGATTTCCTCTGAGATCTAACGGCTTGCATTTTTGCTCCtcactgtctctctctctctctgtctccggTGGAAGTGAGAAATTATCTCCAGTGGGCCACGGCTCCAGTGTGAGTTCTTTATCTTCTACTTGCGCGCCAAAGAAGCCGAGCAAAGAAAAATGGCGGGAAACAGTTACTTACATTGCGTTCCATGTGCCTTTTGGGCTTTCTCTTTAATAGTACAGACTCAAAAAGTCGGGCCGAAGCTGGATTGTTAGAGCCCGTTTAGTGTGCCGGTTGAGATAGGTTGTGACTAATTAAAATGAATTGAGGTCTTGTTAGGTCAAAATGTGAAATCGGCATAATAAGTCATGAAATTCCACAATGGGGTGGGTTATATAATATGTCCGTACATATGAGTTACAAGTCCAGCCTAACAAACCCCTACCAATCCAATTTTGTCCCTAAGACCCAATCTCACCCAGTCACTAAACAGAACCTTTGTTTCGTAGGACTCAACATGTTTTCTTGTTTGGAATGTATCAAAATGAGTATTTGAAtgcatttgatttattttttgtgttaaCTAAGACATACGAAACTAGAAACTAAAAATTATGTTGCTCACTTTACAATCcgtaatttaatataaaaaatccCGGAATTAGAATAAATAATGAAACATTTGATTTATTGTACATTCCACTGAACTGCTCTCACAATTAAACGTCACATCGAAGTCGTGAATTTTATCAGATGCATACACGACAGCGATATCTAAGAGTTTCACCATTATTCCAAAACAATAAACtttaaacctaaaacctcttatGCGACAACGGCCATCTTTCGTATACACAAATACTAATGTCACCATAAGATTATCTTAAATAACCATATTACGACGTAACCGCGCTACAAAATTTCTCAGCACCccatcccgtcccgtcccgtcctgcTCCGCTACAATGACTTTGATCGACTACAAGGCATCAGCTATACTTGAGGTTTTGGCTCTCAAAACTAAACAGTCTAAAAGCTCGAGACTTTCACCCGAGCTATGGTACAAATGATGATTTATTAGATAAATTTACTCTAATGACTTTACCGGGATCTATTCAAAGATCCTCATAATGGTTGACTGGTTGATCGTTTCTGTTGCACCATTCCAGTTGTAGCACTTCGCGTCCTCTGGAGCGCCGAACCATTGAAGGTTGGAAACCCGAACCCGAACCAACCAGAACTGGAAGCCGCTTTGTTTGTGCCTTCTTGGGCACGAATCCCATTGGAAGCCTCAGAACGATTTGAGGAGGACTCAACCACTTCCAAGAGTCCACTATTCTCCTGAAACGACTGGACATGGATAAGACTATGGATTCCTCAACCAAAAAGGAGGCAAAGTCAAGCGAGCAGACATTTGAATAATTGTAGAGTTGCTTAAGAATAGAGGCGTTAAAGCCCCCTACCAATTCAATATATTATCTTAATAAGATAGCATGTCAAACCGCTATACACTTTGAATATTAATCTTACCCTTGCGGGTGACGTTGGGGGTAGCTCAAGTGCTGGCCTCGGGGACTTCAGTGGTGTCACCAAAGACGAGGGGGAGTCTGGTGGTAGTTCAAGAACTGACCTGGAAAAGCTGGATGGTGATGCCTGAACATCGTGGAAATCAGAGTCAATAAAATGTCAAATGAATAAATATCAATTGAAGCTCATTCTGATAAAATAAAGTTACAAAACAGACATAAAATATCAATCTACCAGTACAATCAATCATTAGTCAAAGACAAGGTAACGTACTACAGAATCAGACATAAATATCAATCTACCGGTTATGCAGGAAAATAATCAGTACATGCCTGAATGCGTTCTGCGTTTCTGCCCTTTTCCAGGTTCAGGGCATAGTCGCACAACTTCCAGACTCCATCAGCAGTCTCACCCTAATAAGAAGTCAAAGGCCAGACCGTCAGAACAAAAGAGTATTCAAGGGGGGAGAATAACAACTCATAAATCAAAAGAGTTAAGTACTATATACCTGCTTCCCTTCGAttctattaatttttgtttcctGAGACCAAAGAAAAATAAGGGATATGATTTTCCAATCCATGAATGTACCTTGCGAgagatgaaagaaaataaaataacaataaatCACCAGAGTCAGCACTGCATGATGAACTTTTTTAAAATCCCTGCTAATGGTGTCCGTCTTTCCTTGTAGTGTGATAACCTATAAATGGCTTCGAAGATTTCTTGTTAATGAACTAGAAACATAGAAATACATACTAACTAAACTACTCAATAATATCTAACATACCCACCTCCTGTTGCGTCCTAGCAGTATTTTCAATACTTTCATCCAAACTACATTCCACACGATCAAGTTGTGAAGATAATTTCCTCCGAGTGCTCTGAAAATCAGACAAAATATCTACAAAGttagagatttttatttttcgtgTCTAATTAAAAGCatataaaagaaaaaccaaTCCAAAAGCACGACAAACATAACAGGTTCATAAAATTTCCTTGCAAAATATGCATACTTTCACGAAACCATCTGAAATAAATGAGTTCATCTAATCACACAAGTTCATAAATCACAAAAGCTTAAACTACAACCAATGCCTTTTGGGAATAAATCAAGTACCTCATAACATGGATGGATATTGACTTAATAATTTGCTCACTAGACCCAACCAAATTTTGGTAACCTCTAAATTCCAACCTTGACCTTcaacaaaatttataaaataataaaaactgaaaaaccCCAACAGCCACCCACCATGCCCAAACCCAATGAGAACATCGACTCTCTCAACTCCCACCATCATCAGCCCCTGCGACCTCGCAGATAGGAAAATGTTGCACATGATCAGCCATCACAGAGAGTTTACAGTTATGGAGGGGGCGGCTTTAAGGAATTGAAGAAACTTATGAAAGGACATAGATGGGTCTAGTGAGCAAATGGTTggttccatataaaattttaccAACAACATttggaagagagaaagagagaaaaagtaaTACTTGACTGTTGACTCACAACAGAACATTCATGGCTTTGTCATATAGTAAACTTAATTGAATGGCATCAGTGAAGACAGAAAAAGATAAGCTCCTCTCATTCTCGAGAGAGCACTTAACATACCATGAAACAACATAACAACCTACATATTACGTAGTACACCATCTATATTCCACCATAGGCACAAGGCACAAGATTTCACTTggtaagaaaaaaagaaacatcaGAAATCAACAAATATCAcccccagagagagagagagagagagacttgccGAAATTGATGTAAACAGACTCTCAAGCTGTTTAGCAACAGAATTGGAAGCATCAGATAAGCTACGTCTTGTTGCAAACATCATATCAGGAAGCTTCCACCCCTGAAAACATATACAAAATGCACACATATAATAAACAACTTTGACAAAAGAGAACAAACAGAACAGAAGAAAACAAGTTGAACCActagttattttttttcaaaacataatttgttTATCAAACCAAATGGGTTGAGATTTTGGGATGACACCtatcataattacaaactttcaaaaaAATTTACATGAACTTTAAGCAATAATCACCCTACAAACTCAGAGTCCTTGAAAGCATACTTAAAATTTAATTCTAAGTTGTTAAATGGTTCATATACTTTAGACTTTGCAGTTTGCACGCTATGACAAGAGCACTTGAAGTTTATCAAGTTTATATACAAATCagcaaaaaaaaagggtaagcTAAGTGTTTGTTTCAGTAACCATTTTAATTGATGCATGCTACTAGATGAAACAGAAGTATAGCATCCCAAATACGCATATTTGTATGGACCGCACCAATGCACATAAGGAAGTTAATAAGATGGTTATTCAACTACGGAATGCATGTAGTTGCATTCTTATTTACAGTAGATCATGTCAAAATGTCAAGGAGAAACATAAACAGTTGAATCGTGTCTTCACTGGTAGAACTTATTATTTAGCAATTGTAGAAGATACCAAAACTGAAAGGAACCAAAGTATCTAGTGGCAATTTAATGTCCTCGCTAATGTAAAAGAATTTAAATTCAATTACCAATATTACATTTCGAAGTACAAATTTTATCTCCTTATAACTTGTTCACCCACAGAAAAGTCAGATAAATAGTAATTTTGCATATCAAGAATGTTACAATGTGAGTATAGGTAGAATTTGGAACAAGAAGTTTGATCAGTTGGCCAAGGGGGAAGCTTTAACctatttattttctcatgtaaAATAAAACCTCATACCTTCCACCACAAGTAGCCATATCCCGCCGCTACTGCAACAATAATTATACCATATTTGCTAGTACCTGAACAAAACCAGGTCACAGAATATCACAAATGGATAGTTATAGAGCTATATATACAACACATAACAACAAATTATGAAAACTACGAATTTAATCATAACatatattcatgctcatatgtaTGTGTCATAAGATGTTTCTGAACTTGATGACAAAAATAAGATACAAAAACAGCTTAAGTTTGTTTATTAAGGTTTTGTTGGCCCGTACGCTACTAATCCAGACAATAAATAACCATGTTCAAAACTCCAGTGAAGGTAATCAGAACCTGTTCGACCCATAGTTATAATTGTAACTCGTTGCCGAGGACTTGATGATATCATCTCCAGCTCCTTCCGTAGGTTGTTCATCTGTaacatttaattatttaatcacAGTATGCCATCTTCTAGAATATGAAGCTCCAATAATGAAGGCACACAGATGctgaccaagaaaaaaaaaaaaaaaaagagtgataaTTGATTGAAGAGTGTGGTGAGGCAAAACTATTCTAATACCCAACTACTTTAAAAGCAATTATAAGTAATAAAAACTCTAGAAGAAAATATGAAACCTGAGCCATCAGATGGTCGTTGTGTGGTTTCTTAGCCGCCGGAGTACTATCACTTCGTATAATTTGTTTCCATGCAATCTGTGGTAAAagacaataattaataaaatcttAAAGTCGCAATGATATACGGGAAAATTTATACAATTTAAACAAAACTGAAGAACATTAaactgaaaatatttttttcaaaatattgtttAAAGATTACAGCCATGCCCAACAAAATTTGCATATTGTATCCCGATCTTATAGTCGTAATGATACACAGATTTCCCTATTGCTCGAAAGCCCTCAAGAACATTGAACCTCTACCCTCCTTTCCTGATTGATATAAATACCCAGTCCTTGGATACAACATCACCAACTGGCAGCCAGATCGGTATGTAATACTTTGGATGCCACATAAATAGACTTTaaaacatcaaatttgaagggcAATTTTTAACATATATAGAATACAAAACAGAGTAGCATGAGAAACTACCTTGAAAGCACCAGAGACAACATCAGATACACGTCCTTCTTTTGCAAGAACTGAACCAAGAATGCCTAAAAAGCACACGATCAACCAATTGATTAGAAATACATGCTCTTTAACTAAGacaacataaaataataattgtatgTCGAACCCTGCAATTGCAGTAAGTTGGTTCATGAATCATAAGAAACTAccaataagaagaaaaaaccaGATTGATTAGAACCCTTTAGATGAGGTCAGAAGCTACTACTCGAATGGGACTGGACAGGTGACAAGCGGGCATGAAAATTGAGAAAGAAAGCACGTAACAAACACAAGAGGAACCATTTTCCACCAATTTGATGAGACCCAAATGCCTATACTTTCACGTTTCGCAATATACCGTAGGATTCTCCCAAAAATATCACTAACCCATATGACAAAACACGGTCTTGGATAGTTTAAGCACGACTTAAGCTCCTCAACAAACACCAAACACTGCACATTTTTAGTCAAATGCCAAAAACAACAGAACCCATATGGCTCGGATACTCAAATACCAATACAGCTCCACTTTCACACTCTCAGACGCCTTTCTCAATTGCAATGTCGTATTAAGTTAACAATGCATTCAAAAGAACCCATATTTCCTCCTCCCAGCTATCCATTCAGTGTTCCCAAATGATAGAACTACGGCTAATCCAAAACCCTAACTTTAATCCGCCAGTACTATGCccgaataaaaaattaaaaattacaaaCCAGTTCGGGACAATATCGCAACGGGGATTCCAGAGAATACGGAAATAGATTGCTATGGCGTCCGAGTTATTACGAAATTGAATGAGTGAAAGGGAAAGGAGGGATTTGTACGGACCTGCG
It encodes the following:
- the LOC103452171 gene encoding probable DNA primase large subunit isoform X2, with the protein product MQAVRSQRKSFVKEVVPTLPLYRSAPALEVRLEEFELFALDRLRVLKGISDGLSRGKKHDEMQKLAIELWKTNMRHPQASEVVNKDIISHFVLRLVYCRTEDLRKWFLSMETALFRYRFMNEQPEPQRALMEEFDLPYKAVGGSELESVLDKLVQVSRSLGAQSQPTASDIFFKVPFEEVPELVASRRVFISKGHAYIARNQVVSLVATQFRSLLSKALILTNRKWTTTIAEQEKDRLTPIVEALSSSYLGPDYSEPKEFGQISLKDIDDAAKSSFPLCMRHLFEKLREDHHLKHGGRMQLGLFLKGVGLKLDDALAFWKAEFSQKVGVERFDKEYSYGIRHNYGREGKRTDYTPYSCQKIISSTPGVGDHHGCPYRYFSEENLRAALGKMGVTGRAVGDVMDKVKNKHYQLACTLTFEAIHGSSCDAGINHPNQYFKDSQTIIKSKSAA
- the LOC103452170 gene encoding uncharacterized protein isoform X1: MAALPLGKLTILVGAGILGSVLAKEGRVSDVVSGAFKIAWKQIIRSDSTPAAKKPHNDHLMAQMNNLRKELEMISSSPRQRVTIITMGRTGTSKYGIIIVAVAAGYGYLWWKGWKLPDMMFATRRSLSDASNSVAKQLESLFTSISSTRRKLSSQLDRVECSLDESIENTARTQQEVITLQGKTDTISRDFKKVHHAVLTLETKINRIEGKQGETADGVWKLCDYALNLEKGRNAERIQASPSSFSRSVLELPPDSPSSLVTPLKSPRPALELPPTSPARSFQENSGLLEVVESSSNRSEASNGIRAQEGTNKAASSSGWFGFGFPTFNGSALQRTRSATTGMVQQKRSTSQPL
- the LOC103452170 gene encoding uncharacterized protein isoform X2, producing MAALPLGKLTILVGAGILGSVLAKEGRVSDVVSGAFKIAWKQIIRSDSTPAAKKPHNDHLMAQMNNLRKELEMISSSPRQRVTIITMGRTGTSKYGIIIVAVAAGYGYLWWKGWKLPDMMFATRRSLSDASNSVAKQLESLFTSISSTRRKLSSQLDRVECSLDESIENTARTQQEVITLQGKTDTISRDFKKVHHAVLTLETKINRIEGKQGETADGVWKLCDYALNLEKGRNAERIQASPSSFSRSVLELPPDSPSSLVTPLKSPRPALELPPTSPARENSGLLEVVESSSNRSEASNGIRAQEGTNKAASSSGWFGFGFPTFNGSALQRTRSATTGMVQQKRSTSQPL
- the LOC103452171 gene encoding probable DNA primase large subunit isoform X1 is translated as MQAVRSQRKSFVKEVVPTLPLYRSAPALEVRLEEFELFALDRLRVLKGISDGLSRGKKHDEMQKLAIELWKTNMRHPQASEVVNKDIISHFVLRLVYCRTEDLRKWFLSMETALFRYRFMNEQPEPQRALMEEFDLPYKAVGGSELESVLDKLVQVSRSLGAQSQPTASDIFFKVPFEEVPELVASRRVFISKGHAYIARNQVVSLVATQFRSLLSKALILTNRKWTTTIAEQEKDRLTPIVEALSSSYLGPDYSEPKEFGQISLKDIDDAAKSSFPLCMRHLFEKLREDHHLKHGGRMQLGLFLKGVGLKLDDALAFWKAEFSQKVGVERFDKEYSYGIRHNYGREGKRTDYTPYSCQKIISSTPGVGDHHGCPYRYFSEENLRAALGKMGVTGRAVGDVMDKVKNKHYQLACTLTFEAIHGSSCDAGINHPNQYFKDSQTIIKSKNQSAA